One genomic segment of Anguilla anguilla isolate fAngAng1 chromosome 2, fAngAng1.pri, whole genome shotgun sequence includes these proteins:
- the LOC118220968 gene encoding beta-galactosidase-like isoform X3 encodes MAFSNVRIVLVYSLALTTQITCASPRTFSIDYQNDCFLKDGEPFRYISGSIHYSRIPQIYWKDRLLKMYMAGLNTIQTYIPWNFHEPAPNHYNFSGDRDLEHFLHLAQEVGLLVILRLGPYICAEWDMGGLPAWLLNKKDIVLRSSDADYIAAVYKWMGKLLPMIKPFLYQNGGPIITVQAQVVFFSLR; translated from the exons ATGGCTTTCAGCAATGTCCGGATTGTTTTGGTGTATTCTCTCGCGTTAACTACCCAGATAACA TGTGCTTCACCTCGCACATTCAGCATAGACTACCAGAACGACTGCTTCCTCAAAGATGGAGAGCCATTCCGCTACATCTCCGGCAGCATCCACTACAGCCGCATTCCCCAGATCTACTGGAAAGACAGGCTGCTCAAGATGTACATGGCAGGCCTGAATACCATCCAGAC GTACATTCCATGGAACTTCCATGAGCCTGCTCCTAACCATTACAACTTCAGTGGAGACAGGGACCTGGAGCACTTCCTCCACCTGGCGCAGGAAGTGGGCCTCTTGGTCATTCTTCGACTGGGACCATACATATGCGCAGAATGGGACATG GGAGGCCTTCCAGCCTGGCTGCTCAACAAGAAAGATATAGTGCTTCGCTCCTCTGATGCAG ATTACATTGCCGCAGTGTATAAATGGATGGGGAAACTACTCCCTATGATCAAACCTTTCCTCTATCAGAATGGAGGGCCCATCATTACAGTACAG GCGCAAGttgttttcttcagtttgaggtga
- the LOC118220968 gene encoding beta-galactosidase-like isoform X2: MAFSNVRIVLVYSLALTTQITCASPRTFSIDYQNDCFLKDGEPFRYISGSIHYSRIPQIYWKDRLLKMYMAGLNTIQTYIPWNFHEPAPNHYNFSGDRDLEHFLHLAQEVGLLVILRLGPYICAEWDMGGLPAWLLNKKDIVLRSSDADYIAAVYKWMGKLLPMIKPFLYQNGGPIITVQVRTMLPSFLHIQGLVSIHYKIGDYWCLINLSTEKDSTGAV; this comes from the exons ATGGCTTTCAGCAATGTCCGGATTGTTTTGGTGTATTCTCTCGCGTTAACTACCCAGATAACA TGTGCTTCACCTCGCACATTCAGCATAGACTACCAGAACGACTGCTTCCTCAAAGATGGAGAGCCATTCCGCTACATCTCCGGCAGCATCCACTACAGCCGCATTCCCCAGATCTACTGGAAAGACAGGCTGCTCAAGATGTACATGGCAGGCCTGAATACCATCCAGAC GTACATTCCATGGAACTTCCATGAGCCTGCTCCTAACCATTACAACTTCAGTGGAGACAGGGACCTGGAGCACTTCCTCCACCTGGCGCAGGAAGTGGGCCTCTTGGTCATTCTTCGACTGGGACCATACATATGCGCAGAATGGGACATG GGAGGCCTTCCAGCCTGGCTGCTCAACAAGAAAGATATAGTGCTTCGCTCCTCTGATGCAG ATTACATTGCCGCAGTGTATAAATGGATGGGGAAACTACTCCCTATGATCAAACCTTTCCTCTATCAGAATGGAGGGCCCATCATTACAGTACAGGTGAGGACGATGTTACCATCATTTCTGCATATTCAAGGACTGGTGTCCATTCATTACAAGATAGGGGATTATTGGTGTCTAATCAATTTAAGTACAGAAAAGGACAGCACTGGAGCAGTGTAA
- the LOC118220402 gene encoding zona pellucida sperm-binding protein 4 encodes MKVILSSAVPGSIEVKGPNNEWWPVTRVPGCSFYLEAMGVKGVMVSSPLRPCHAYALSPSVITLPIKFIDADSGRHRILELQCPYYSSTSTSPTAQPGQTPQLQVICSEHSMSVVLAPGPEYALLVQGTETGQSGTHRPCGYSMTKGENGRNVLVVPFSSCHVSVQGNHRKIFVKFRTLSGNEGEVPLSCLITPPTKKKGCEIGDDFRLPCGPGLVSPAECQSLGCCYCTSTHACYYPLDECTPDRHMIFTVPASLTKPPLSTSSLFTPGNNTCFPLKVTPSFALFKIPLDGCGVHKYEVGHTKIYMVEILNILYAISLNYGTITRDSPVRLTVECRYSPRAHVSVAYLVKTPSLGPSIEAQGVFGVQLRIAKDENYTDYYPQYHLPLSRLLKQPLHLEVRLLNPPDPSMVLLVHYCLAYPRSARAAWVLNYDGCPNQLDTTGLLPTSAPSPLSPTRRFTIRTFQFLSSDLSYTDEEIYFMCSTEVCSQSEGPCVEGCIHFPTSGK; translated from the exons ATGAAGGTCATCCTGTCTTCTGCTGTCCCGGGTAGCATTGAAGTCAAAG GTCCGAATAATGAATGGTGGCCAGTTACCCGTGTTCCTGGCTGTTCTTTCTACTTAGAAGCAATGGGTGTTAAAGGAGTGATGGTGTCCTCCCCTCTTCGCCCCTGTCATGCATACGCCCTG AGTCCGTCAGTGATAACCTTACCCATTAAATTCATTGATGCTGACTCGGGGCGGCATCGGATTTTGGAGTTGCAATGCCCCTATTACTCGTCAACCTCCACCTCACCCACCGCACAACCAGGCCAGACTCCTCAACTTCAGGTTATCTGCTCCGAGCATTCTATGAGTGTGGTGCTTGCCCCAGGTCCCGAATATGCCCTGCTGGTTCAAG GGACAGAAACCGGACAGAGTGGTACCCACAGGCCTTGTGGGTATTCCATGACTAAGGGAGAGAATGGTAGAAACGTGCTGGTTGTCCCCTTCAGTTCTTGTCACGTGTCTGTGCAG ggTAACCATCGGaaaatttttgtaaaatttcgGACACTGAGCGGGAACGAAGGAGAGGTGCCTTTATCATGCCTAATTACTCCACCAACCAAAAAGAAAG GTTGTGAGATCGGTGATGACTTCCGCCTCCCGTGTGGGCCCGGCCTGGTTTCGCCTGCTGAATGTCAGTCTCTGGGCTGCTGTTACTGTACTAGCACACATGCCTGCTACTACCCTCTGGATG AGTGCACACCTGACCGTCACATGATCTTCACTGTGCCTGCCTCTCTTACGAAGCCTCCTCTGTCTACCTCCTCGCTGTTCACGCCTGGCAACAATACCTGCTTCCCCCTAAAGGTCACTCCCAGCTTTGCCCTGTTCAAGATCCCACTGGATGGTTGTGGGGTGCACAAATAT GAGGTCGGCCACACTAAAATCTACATGGTGGAGATCCTCAATATCCTCTACGCCATCAGCCTGAACTATGGCACCATCACCAGAGACTCTCCAGTCAG gctgacagtggagtgcaggtACAGTCCTCGCGCCCATGTGAGCGTGGCCTACCTGGTGAAGACGCCCTCCCTGGGGCCCTCCATTGAGGCCCAGGGGGTGTTTGGTGTGCAGCTGAGGATCGCCAAAG ACGAGAATTACACGGACTATTACCCTCAGTACCACCTCCCCCTCAGCCGTCTCCTGAAGCAGCCGCTGCACCTGGAGGTGCGTCTGCTCAACCCCCCCGATCCCAGCATGGTGCTGCTGGTGCACTACTGCTTGGCCTACCCCCGCTCAGCACGGGCGGCGTGGGTGCTCAACTACGATGG TTGCCCAAACCAGCTGGACACCACTGGGCTCCTGCCCACCTCAGCCCCGTCCCCACTGAGCCCGACCAGAAGATTCACCATAAGAACATTCCAGTTTCTCTCCTCCGACTTGTCCTACACGGACGAGGAG ATTTACTTCATGTGTTCAACAGAGGTCTGCTCTCAATCCGAAGGACCCTGCGTCGAAGGCTGCATTCACT TTCCCACATCTGGGAAGTGA
- the LOC118220967 gene encoding CD9 antigen-like isoform X1 yields the protein MHFRENRTCLRRKKKKLNGYSVSSPKLTMAVSGCGLLCKYVLIIFNILFGLLGIAMFGLGLWLRFSSSTGGFFNIDFNTRQFVIGVTVLILIGAVMVIISAFGDYGACSENKTALRVFYFSVGLLAIAVILAGILAYFYSDKVGDEMSAFYTTVYTKYVNKEDPGLSVTLKIFHNALHCCGIGGALEPFARDTCPSTKGFLDALSIPACPKVIHKLFKTRAPVVLGLLIGTGVLMFVTMACSRVLMKHIRKYESAPKHYN from the exons atgcattttag AGAAAACAGGACCTGcctgaggaggaagaaaaagaagttAAACGGTTACAGCGTCAGTTCCCCGAAGCTCACCATGGCTGTTAGTGGATGTGGTCTACTGTGCAAATATGTCCTCATAATTTTCAACATCCTCTTTGGg cTGCTGGGCATAGCAATGTTTGGACTGGGCTTGTGGCTGAGATTCAGCTCCAGCACAGGAGGATTTTTCAATATTGATTTCAACACTAGGCAATTTGTCATCG GGGTGACGGTGTTGATTTTGATTGGAGCAGTGATGGTGATCATTTCTGCCTTTGGGGACTATGGCGCCTGCAGTGAGAACAAGACTGCTCTGAGAGTG TTTTACTTCTCGGTGGGTCTCTTGGCTATTGCGGTGATCCTAGCCGGAATCCTGGCCTATTTCTACAGCGATAAG GTTGGAGACGAGATGTCTGCCTTTTACACGACTGTCTACACAAAGTACGTCAACAAAGAGGACCCCGGCCTGTCCGTCACATTGAAAATCTTCCACAATGCG CTGCATTGCTGCGGCATTGGAGGAGCTTTGGAGCCCTTTGCACGAGATACGTGTCCCAGTACCAAAGGCTTCCTTGACGCCCTGTCCATACCC GCATGTCCAAAGGTGATCCACAAGTTGTTCAAGACCAGAGCTCCAGTGGTTTTAGGGCTGCTTATTGGAACAGGAGTTCTGATG ttTGTTACCATGGCGTGCTCCAGAGTTCTGATGAAACACATTAGAAAGTACGAATCAGCTCCCAAACACTACAACTAA
- the LOC118220967 gene encoding CD9 antigen-like isoform X2, whose product MAVSGCGLLCKYVLIIFNILFGLLGIAMFGLGLWLRFSSSTGGFFNIDFNTRQFVIGVTVLILIGAVMVIISAFGDYGACSENKTALRVFYFSVGLLAIAVILAGILAYFYSDKVGDEMSAFYTTVYTKYVNKEDPGLSVTLKIFHNALHCCGIGGALEPFARDTCPSTKGFLDALSIPACPKVIHKLFKTRAPVVLGLLIGTGVLMFVTMACSRVLMKHIRKYESAPKHYN is encoded by the exons ATGGCTGTTAGTGGATGTGGTCTACTGTGCAAATATGTCCTCATAATTTTCAACATCCTCTTTGGg cTGCTGGGCATAGCAATGTTTGGACTGGGCTTGTGGCTGAGATTCAGCTCCAGCACAGGAGGATTTTTCAATATTGATTTCAACACTAGGCAATTTGTCATCG GGGTGACGGTGTTGATTTTGATTGGAGCAGTGATGGTGATCATTTCTGCCTTTGGGGACTATGGCGCCTGCAGTGAGAACAAGACTGCTCTGAGAGTG TTTTACTTCTCGGTGGGTCTCTTGGCTATTGCGGTGATCCTAGCCGGAATCCTGGCCTATTTCTACAGCGATAAG GTTGGAGACGAGATGTCTGCCTTTTACACGACTGTCTACACAAAGTACGTCAACAAAGAGGACCCCGGCCTGTCCGTCACATTGAAAATCTTCCACAATGCG CTGCATTGCTGCGGCATTGGAGGAGCTTTGGAGCCCTTTGCACGAGATACGTGTCCCAGTACCAAAGGCTTCCTTGACGCCCTGTCCATACCC GCATGTCCAAAGGTGATCCACAAGTTGTTCAAGACCAGAGCTCCAGTGGTTTTAGGGCTGCTTATTGGAACAGGAGTTCTGATG ttTGTTACCATGGCGTGCTCCAGAGTTCTGATGAAACACATTAGAAAGTACGAATCAGCTCCCAAACACTACAACTAA